The following proteins are encoded in a genomic region of Streptomyces sp. NBC_01723:
- a CDS encoding ASCH domain-containing protein, whose protein sequence is MIPGQDPVPADLGALPKVEFAFPGPLRDRLVAAVLDGSKTSTTGLLLDYEHEDEPLPRAGDRGVLVDSHERPVAVVEVTEVRVVPLGEVDLAHAVDEGEGYTSVAEWRAGHEGFWHGEEMRAALDDPEFTVDDTTPAVLERFRVVTVLPAPAR, encoded by the coding sequence ATGATCCCCGGTCAGGACCCCGTGCCCGCGGACCTCGGCGCGCTGCCCAAGGTCGAGTTCGCCTTCCCCGGCCCCCTGCGCGACCGGCTCGTCGCGGCGGTGCTCGACGGATCGAAGACCTCCACGACCGGCCTGCTCCTCGACTACGAGCACGAGGACGAGCCGCTGCCGCGGGCCGGCGACCGCGGGGTGCTCGTCGACTCGCACGAGCGCCCGGTGGCCGTCGTCGAGGTGACCGAGGTACGCGTGGTCCCGCTCGGCGAGGTGGATCTCGCCCACGCGGTGGACGAGGGCGAGGGGTACACCAGCGTGGCCGAGTGGCGGGCGGGCCACGAGGGGTTCTGGCACGGCGAGGAGATGCGCGCGGCCCTGGACGACCCGGAGTTCACCGTGGACGACACGACGCCGGCGGTCCTGGAACGCTTCCGGGTCGTCACCGTGCTGCCCGCCCCCGCCCGCTGA